In the genome of Capricornis sumatraensis isolate serow.1 chromosome 4, serow.2, whole genome shotgun sequence, the window AAAACAAACAGATAGCAGGCGTACAGCCTGGACTTCCGCAGACCCCAGTttgggtgcgggggtgggggtcttCCAGCAGTCAACTGAGGACAGGGGCGGCAAGCAACATTCGCAGTGTCTGTTGGGACCGGGCTCTGCTGTCAGACGACCCCCCACGCTTCTTCAAAGGCGGTGGTGACTTTTGCACAGGTGAGGGCAGCAGAGAGCGGGTAGTTGCTGATGGACACCATCTTCTCTGTGTACTCCACGTCTACCTGAGGAAAGAGCATCGGTCAGCGCCTCGGTCGCTCCATCACAGGTTCAGCCCTGCTTTAGGGCAGAAAAACTGCCATCTCATAGCACTGTTTACCACCAGTGTGGGCAAAGGATGGAGAGGACTAGTTCCAACCATGATGCACACCCCAGCGTTCCTCACAGGATGCGCCAGGGGCAGGAGGTGGCGCCCCCTCAGCTTTCTCCTTACCCTCTACCTCCCAACTCTTAAGGATCATCAAAATGCTGAGTGCTCTCGGGATTCTGTGCTAAGCTTCAGCTCCGTGAAGGATCTGAGAGTTGAGCCCAGGCCTTACCTTGCCATGGGCAAAGGCCCCCACCACAAAGACAATGGGGTCACTGCTGGGCGCCAGTTCTCGCACATCACTGACGACCGGAACAGAAAAAGAAGTGCCAATTTTCATACACCCAACTGGGAAGTGGTCTGACACTGGATTCTTAATCacctaaagaaaaacaaataaataaaaatcagccCAAGAAACATTCCCAGAACACCACCTCCAACCAGTAGGTAACAACAGCTCACCTTCAAGAGCTTCTGGGGGCCATCAGCAGCTCGAACGCTGAGTTTGTGTAAAAGCTGAACTAGGACGGAAAAACAGAGTTCAGAGCTAGGTGGAGACCCAGCTTCTCATGCCCAGTGATTCAACCAGAAAACCCTTAGGTGAGCTGGGTTCCACGTGTTCCATGCATCCACACAACTGAGATGTTCTCAACAAGCAGCTGCCAAGCACAAGGCTGGTTGTGCAGTGACAggcccctctcccttctctgcagCTGGGAACCCACGTACATGGGAAGAAAGTGCAGACCCCTGGTTCTGGAATCAGGTCACCTGACCCCTCCCCCACCTAAAAAACTCCACACTTTattccccttcctcttcctccttccatcAATTCTGCCAAGTTTCTCTCTCACCCATGAGGCCACAAAAGCGGTCAAAGGTTCTGGGAATTCGAGTCTGGGGGTTCACTTCAATCAGCACATTCTTCTGCGTATGGATGTAAACCTGGAGCAAGCCCGCCCGGTTCAGGGGACTGTCCATCAGCATCAGTAAACTctgagggaggtgaggtggagaCCAGGGCACAGTCAGGACAGAAAAGAAGCCCCACAGCTGCCTTACCTTCTGTCCAGAGGCCCCAGGGCCTGAGCTCTGCCCCTGGAGTTACCTGGTGAGCTATGTCCGGCCTCATTTCCCCAGGGTCCCGGCCATTCTTCAACAAGATGGACTTGTGCTTGTCACAGTTGAGCAGCTCATATGTCTTCCCCACCTGAGAACAGGGAACAAGAGCTACATAAGCTGCTTTTCCCTGGAATGCCAGTTCTCAAAAAGGGGTCCCCAAACCAGCATCATCTGAAAACTTGCTGAACAGTCAGATTCTCAGGCCCACCCCAGATCTATACATCAGATACTTGGGGTGGGGTGCCCAAATCCTGCAGGGGATCCTCTCTGCCCACAtcttccccgcccccacccccatcactgatcttggaggaaagagggaggaagagggcagCCTATGATTCCACACACTTTAAACTGGATCTAATTTTAAAACCTATGGTTATCAAGCAAAGCCAGTGAGGGGTTCTGGAACCAGGCAAAAGTTAGGTTAGTGAGCAAGGCTGAATGCTTGTTTACCACAAAAGCATTACATGCCCAACATACATGGTCAAAACATACATGGTCACTACCCTCAGTCTGCTTAAAACAAGCATGCACAATGTGAAGAGCTGCAAATTTGAACAGGAAGAAGTGTGAAAATGAGGCCAGAGGTAGTGTAACCAAGGAACATTCTCAGAAGTAGAAGAAAAGGGGGTGGTTCCAGGTTTAAGATGTGTGAGCAACAGCTAAAAGAAACAGTTGCAAACTGGAGCCCTCAGGAGCATTAGGGTGGTTGGTAAAAAGTTTTAAGTACAAATACAGTTTTGAAAGGCTAAGTTTTTATGTATCAATACAACATTTGTATGTCTGGCAACATTTTGAGCTATGACTCCAAAAAGTTTAGGGGAAGAGGCATATAAATTTTGAGATTAACTGAGTAAGTGACATAAAAATGTCACAGAGAACAAAAACAAAGGGCCATGAGCTAAATCCACGGAACACTCTTGTATGTATctgcgtgctcagttgcgtccaacctgtgactccatggactgcaacccaccagtctcctctgtccatgggacttcctaggcaagaatgttcgtgtgggttgccatttctattcCAAGGGCATTCttaattatagaaaaaaaaagaacttcttgAATAGATGAATCTAGTTTTGACTCATTAGTAAGTTATATCCAaggttttgttcttttaatgGAATAGAACAGAAAACATCAGAGTAATTCAAATGCAGTCACGGTAGATAAAGGACTATGAAACTTTCTCCTTCATATAGCTGAGTGTGCACACTGGCTCACcgtgcaatttttttctttttattgtgggCTGTGGTTAATAAGCTTGAAAACCACTAATTAGAATAATCAAAGAATGAATACCATGTGTATTCTGTAGTAGGTACTGGAgatataagaatttttaaaaccttattCTCTGTCCTTATTATAGCCTTCTAGTGGAAGAGACAACCAACCACATGAATATTTAATTCAAATTGTGATAAACATGAAGGAAAACTAAATAGTTCACTAAAGGATTATGAGGACCTGATTTATACCAGGAAGGGAATCATTTCTATGAGAGAGTAACATTTAATAATTGAAGAATGAGTAACAGAATCAATAATCGTCCAATGAATAAACATTAAGTAGGAATTAATGAGCCAAAGAGCTGAGTAAAGGGAGCTCGCAGTTACACAACATTATGTGCAATCACCTTAAGGTATCAGAGAACTTAGTGTTTTCAAAGAGCTTAGAGGAGGCCAGTGAGGCTGGAGTACAAAGAATAAAtggagaggggacttccctggtggtccagtgactaagactctacactcccaatgcaggcggcccagattagatccctggtgggggaactagatccggcatgccacaatgaagatctcATGTGTCACAACTATGACCAGGCAcggccaaataaattttttaaaaaagagaaaaaattgagCAGGCTGATGAGGCTGGCAGAAGCAAGAGATACCAGCACAAGGAAGGCAAAAGCTAACAGTACAGAAgacttcaacttcagcttcaacgtcagcaATGGAGTTTATCACCGTTGGAGTATCATTAATAACAACTGGCCTAATTTACTCTGGAGTATGTTCTAGAAACTTTTAATTTAGCTACAACCTTTTCAGCTTCTTAATAAGTAACCTGAACCTGTAACAACTAATTCCAAGTGACAAAGATTATTCTAAATCCTTTACACACACTAACTcctttaatcctcccaacaatccAGTAAAATAGGTACAAATACCATCATCTCCCCACAGAACATACCAGGGAACGAAGTGGTTAAGTGAATCTGAGAACTAACAGGCTGGAGGAATGACTATGTGAACCTATAACTAGGTTAGAAATATCAattatagaagaaaatgaaaggaaacctGATTAGCTGgtcatttaaaaagttttctaaCTGCAAGCTTAATAAAGTGCCATAGTGGCTgaggaaagaaagatggaaaagaattGCACCTAGATTACTATGGAAGTGTACTACTTTTAAAGCACTTTCATTACAATACCCCTCTAAAGTATTAACTGAGTTCTACAAACTGACTACAAACTTCTCAAGAATCAGACTCTTAAAATAAGTGTAAGCCCCTGGGTTAAAATTCAGGTCTGACTTCTCCACTTGTGCTATTTCTTCTGGCTCTACTCAATGAACAAGTTTAGCTCTAAAGGGCAAGAGAAACAATGTCTAAAGGAATGAGAACACTGCATAAAGTTTTAAGAGGGAACTTCCAGATTTATTTGGGAGAAGAGCCAAATGATAGGTAAAAATAAAGACGTGAATGTACTGATAACCTGATCCACGCAGTGTTTTGAAATGTATAGTAGTAATAAAGGAGAATGACAGACATGTTTCAACGAATCTAAACACTAAGTCCTTACAAATAAAAGGGTGGGCCGACTgagctaaagggcctcttgatgaaagtgaaagaggagagtgaaaaagttggcttaaagctcaactttcagaaaactaagatcatggcatctggtcccatcacttcatggcaaacagatggggaaacagtggaaacagcgactgactttatttttctgggctccaaaatcactgcagatgatgactgcagccatgaaattaaaagacgcttgctccttggaaagaaagttatgaccaacctagagagcatattgaaaagcagagacattactttgtcaacaaaggtcggtccagtcaaggctatggtttttccagtactcatgtatggatgtgagaggtggactataaagaaagctgagcaccaaagaattgatgcttttgaactgtggtgttggagaagactcctgagagtcccttggactgctaggaaatccaaccagtccatcctgaaggagatcagtcctgggtgttcattggagggactgatgttaaagctgaaactccaatactctggccacctgatatgaagagctgactcactggaaaagaccctgatgctgggaaagattgagggcaggaggagaaggggatgacagaggatgagatggttggatgacatcaccaacacaatggacatgggtttgggtggactccatgagttggtgatggacagggaggcctggcgtgctgcggttcattgggtcgcaaagagtcggacacgactgagcgactgaactgactgactgagctacaGTAATTACCTCTGCGCAGTAAACTTGTCTTAGGATGAACCGAGGAACGACACGAAGGACGAAACCTCTCCCCTAAGATAACTTTGGGGTTAGGATTATCACAGAATCCTGGTAAATCAATCGGAAGCAAGGATGTGAGCGGCACAGAGATTCAAGAGCAAAGAAAACGAGTACTACCAACTCAGGATGTTAAACGAAGAGGCAGTCGATTAGGCCACTCCTCCAAAAGCATGTTTCACCCGTCTCTGCTTTCTCCATCCATCACCCCCTGAGCCCACCACCCTCACCACACCGGATCCCATCCTATCGATCCACTAGCTCTCCATCTCCTAGTCCAAGTCTACCTTGACTGTCTCCAGACTGGCTCCTTCAAGCACCACAATGAGCCTACGGCCTCCGATCTTGCTACCCGCCCCAAGTCGGGGCCGCTTGGGCGCCACAGCATCCCAGTCCTCTTCCGGCTCCGCAGCCCGGCGCTCACGAGGTTGGAATGCACCACTGGGCGCAGCCATCTTGCATCCGGATCGGAAATTGTGTAACGTCCTTAAATTGGCCTCGAGCTCGCCCCAATCTCCAGCTTCCTTCCGTCTGCCATTTCGAAAGTGGGCGCTCGGAAATGGAGACAGCTCGAGGTCTAGCGCTCGCGAAGCCTCTCTGGGAGGGCAGGGTTCCAGAAAGAGGCTGGACTTCCGGATGTGTACTTCCGGATGCGTACTTCCTGTGCGTCCAGCTCCGGTCCGCCGTTGGCTGCGGGGAGGGTTTAGAAAGGAGCGCACTTCCGGTGCCCTTTCTCCCGCGAGCACCTGGGGCCCGGACCCTCGTGTGAAGGGTGCCATCCCTAAGCGGGAGCGCGGTAGAGACGGGCCGGCACCCCCTTCTTACCACTGGTGCCGCCGGCCTCAGGACCGAACATGGCCCAGAACTTGAAGGACTTAGCGGGCCGGCTGCCCTCCGGGCCGCGGGGCATGGGCACGGCGCTGAAGCTACTGCTGGGGGCCGGCGCCGTGGCCTACGGCATCCGCGAATCGGTGTTCACCGGTGAGCAACCTGCGCCCGCTCTCCGGACTCCCGCCAACCTTCCCTGGACCCCTTCCCAGGACCccttcccagccccagccccaccgaGGCCCCGCGCTCACCCAGCCCCTCACCCCGCCCCACCAGAAGCTGACACGTACTCTGAGCCCGGCCTGGACTGActcccacccctctccctgcagtggaaggaggGCACAGAGCCATTTTCTTTAATCGGATCGGAGGCGTGCAGCAGGACACCATTCTGGCCGAGGGCCTTCACTTCAGGTAATGGCGGGCAGAACTGACTGACCCTGACCCATCACCCTTGAACGTCGACCCACCAGTACCTGTAGTAAGACTGACAGCGAGATTCAGCGCTGCCTTTTCCCCTTCTCACCCCATCTCCCCGAACAGTGGTGCTGCCCAAATCTCCAGCAGCACATACTGTTGTTTTCCGAAGGGAGAAGACAGTTTCTCCTTGACCGTGGTCATTAAGAGGAGGAGCAGGTCAAGAAACACGTGGTGAAGGAAAACCGGGCAGAACTAGTGAAATCGCAGCTTCCTAACCCCTACCCCTGTTCCCTTCCCTCCAGGATCCCCTGGTTCCAGTACCCCATCATCTACGACATTCGGGCCAGACCCCGAAAAATTTCCTCCCCCACAGGCTCCAAAGGTAGGTCTGGGCACTGGGACATCCCTGACAGTAAACACGGGAGCCTGGTCAGAGACTGGGGAAGATGG includes:
- the EMG1 gene encoding ribosomal RNA small subunit methyltransferase NEP1 isoform X3 translates to MAAPSGAFQPRERRAAEPEEDWDAVAPKRPRLGAGSKIGGRRLIVVLEGASLETVKVGKTYELLNCDKHKSILLKNGRDPGEMRPDIAHQSLLMLMDSPLNRAGLLQVYIHTQKNVLIEVNPQTRIPRTFDRFCGLMVQLLHKLSVRAADGPQKLLKVDVEYTEKMVSISNYPLSAALTCAKVTTAFEEAWGVV
- the EMG1 gene encoding ribosomal RNA small subunit methyltransferase NEP1 isoform X2, whose product is MAAPSGAFQPRERRAAEPEEDWDAVAPKRPRLGAGSKIGGRRLIVVLEGASLETVKVGKTYELLNCDKHKSILLKNGRDPGEMRPDIAHQSLLMLMDSPLNRAGLLQVYIHTQKNVLIEVNPQTRIPRTFDRFCGLMVQLLHKLSVRAADGPQKLLKVIKNPVSDHFPVGCMKIGTSFSVPVVSDVRELAPSSDPIVFVVGAFAHGKVDVEYTEKMVSISNYPLSAALTCAKVTTAFEEAWGVV
- the EMG1 gene encoding ribosomal RNA small subunit methyltransferase NEP1 isoform X1, producing MAAPSGAFQPRERRAAEPEEDWDAVAPKRPRLGAGSKIGGRRLIVVLEGASLETVKVGKTYELLNCDKHKSILLKNGRDPGEMRPDIAHQSLLMLMDSPLNRAGLLQVYIHTQKNVLIEVNPQTRIPRTFDRFCGLMVQLLHKLSVRAADGPQKLLKVIKNPVSDHFPVGCMKIGTSFSVPVVSDVRELAPSSDPIVFVVGAFAHGKTWSTQRRWCPSATTRSLLPSPVQKSPPPLKKRGGSSDSRARSQQTLRMLLAAPVLS